CCAGCTTACCGGAATTCCTTACCGGATATCGGTGAATATCTCCATCATCCAGCTGCTGCAGGAGGACTTCGTGGAGATGGTGCTGGACAGTCTGGAGGAGAGCGGCCTTACTGCAAGCAGCCTGGAGCTGGAGATTACTGAATCCATATTCATGGAATCGTTCGGAAGCACGGTCGGCAAGCTGGAGGCGCTTAAGGCCCGCGGCATCCGGATTGCCCTGGATGATTTCGGGACGGGGTATTCCTCGCTCAGCTATCTGCAGCAGCTGCCCATCTCCACGCTCAAAATGGATAAAATCTTCATCGACTCCCTGGAGGATAAGGCCTACAGCGAAGCTTTTGTCCAGATGATCATTGTCCTGGGCCACAAAATGGGGCTGGATGTTGTCGCCGAAGGCGTTGAGGATGCCGGACAGCTGGAATTCCTCAGGGCTTCCGACTGTGATAAGGTGCAGGGCTATCTGATCAGCCGTCCGGTGCCGCAGCAGGAGGTCATCGGGCTGCTGCTTCCGCAGGGAGGGGAGCAGGCAGAAGACCGGTAATAGGGGGGGCTTACAGGATAACCATCCTGTTCTTGCCGGTCTTTTTGGCCTGGTACAGAGCATCATCCGCCTGCTGGAAGGTAGTGGTCTTGGAATCGCTGCCCCGGTAATCATGCATTCCAATACTGACGGTAACCGGATGATTCTCCATCTCGCTGACCGTAAGGCGGGCGATGCCGCTCCGTATCCGCTCCATAATCCGGCCGGATTCCTCCAGCGGCTTGGCGGTCAGGATAATGGCGAATTCCTCCCCGCCGTAGCGGGCGGCGAAGTCATCCGTTCCGATGTGCTCCAGCATCACTGCGGCCACCTGCTTCAGCACAATATCCCCGACCCAGTGTCCATACTGATCATTTACTTTTTTGAAATTATCGATATCCACAATTGCCAGCTGCATAGGAAAAGGATTGCTCTGCTGATGCTCGATCAGCCAGCCCAGATATTCATGGAAGGTCTTATGGTTGTACAGATCGGTTAGGGGGTCGATTTTGGACAAGCGGTCCATAATGATATTCTGAATACGCAGATCCTGCTCGGACTTGACTGAATTCTCCAGCGACTGCATGAGATCACGGCCGCGGGCAATGACAACGAACCCGGCCAGCGCAGTCCCGGCGAGGATCAGGGTAATGATGATGTTCTGGACACGCAGCGTGTAATCATAGACGGAGGTATTGAGGAACAGGAGGCTGATGTAGATCAGGCAGATGAATGAAGAGAACTTGAGATAGTTCACCTTCAGACAGATCATGGAGGCCAGCATCGGCAGCACCATAATCAGAGGCTTCACATGGTAGTCTGCACTGAGATTCATGATAATTAGTATTCCGTACACATGGCTTGCCAGAATGATCGATAATTCGGATAACAACGGTTTATATCTATAAATAGCTTCCAGAACCAGCAGTATAATGAACAGTACGAAATCTGGAGATGCAATGTGCAAGAGGAAATATTCTGCGGCGGAGCTCCCGGGCGGGCGGTTATGCATCGCGGTGGCGACATATAGCTGGCTGGACAGATAGACCAGGAACACCACCCAGAAAGCGTTGAGGAGCACACGGTTCCAGTGCATTTGGCGGGGAGTTGGCGGCGGGATGTGCATAGGATAATCCTCTTTTCCAGTGACGATATACTTACTATATTCGACAAATATCACTATTTTCCTTCATGATTCGAGTTCAGGTGATAATCAGGGAAATGTTCGTGTTTAGGCAGATGTGATTGGGTCGATTAATGAATTACAACTTTATTGTTGTCTAAAAACGAATTATTTAATGTAATTGTCATTGACA
This region of Paenibacillus sp. FSL K6-1096 genomic DNA includes:
- a CDS encoding GGDEF domain-containing protein: MHIPPPTPRQMHWNRVLLNAFWVVFLVYLSSQLYVATAMHNRPPGSSAAEYFLLHIASPDFVLFIILLVLEAIYRYKPLLSELSIILASHVYGILIIMNLSADYHVKPLIMVLPMLASMICLKVNYLKFSSFICLIYISLLFLNTSVYDYTLRVQNIIITLILAGTALAGFVVIARGRDLMQSLENSVKSEQDLRIQNIIMDRLSKIDPLTDLYNHKTFHEYLGWLIEHQQSNPFPMQLAIVDIDNFKKVNDQYGHWVGDIVLKQVAAVMLEHIGTDDFAARYGGEEFAIILTAKPLEESGRIMERIRSGIARLTVSEMENHPVTVSIGMHDYRGSDSKTTTFQQADDALYQAKKTGKNRMVIL